The Periplaneta americana isolate PAMFEO1 chromosome 16, P.americana_PAMFEO1_priV1, whole genome shotgun sequence genome segment gagagtttactgcaggcgtaaaattcggagactcctacaattactgcatataatctaagctaacatagattgctgtcgaggttgcatatgtttttattaatttttctttttcctcttccaatatgaaactatagtcaacaattccttacttgaagtagttacttttgtttaatagctagcactttcgaggcccaattttattacgtatattttttaaggtttaaagcatatattcagaatatttcgggacctgattgaagacaaaaagctttccctggtttttacatatggGAACATAACAAGAATCTGCCATtgttagttgtttttaagagtatttaatatactaatacactacgtatatcctcaatgtttatataccaaaaaacaaatgcacacgcaaagcgcatccctcatagtacacgtgcgctatctgttggtgctagttcaggatatccctattttgaatgggtaatgacgtcagttgttcttggttgtttgacttGAGTGGTGTTACACTATGTCTGATGGTTGAAGCTATTGacagtttgtcattttatgatatttgtgaaagatgtgtgaacatagaacagagtattaaattttgtgtcggtTTTGATTTAGTTCTTTCATTGTTGAATAAGAATTGTGtcgattattattaaattatttactgaattttgagAGATTTTTGTAgggtattatttgttctgtatacgatgttgtaatttaatttcgtgattGAGGTTGCAgtcttgtgtgttttttttttttttcgtatgttagtgtgatgtattttttgtgttcttttgtttctgttgtattcttatgttgtctattatgttggggttgtatccgttttcttgtgctgtgtatttgattgtatttagctcttctttgtaatcatgttggttcattggtatgttgagtagtctgtgtaccattgttcggaatgtagcttgtttgtgttgtgttgggtggtagGATGTGTTGTGTGTGTTGTTGTTGCTTTTCTgcagactttgaatgtgtgtttgttgtttactgttgttattgtgatgtccaGAAAATTTTAGGAATTtgtttttttcaatttctaatttgtagtgtagctttggataTATCTTGTTTATAAGTTGATCAACACATATAATATGTTTTTCCCATATATGAAAACAGTAAactttaattagaatgaaaacacaaaacattttgatactctaaaaattaatgaaaacacttcactcttaatgtaatatttgtaactaaatgtaaataactgtgacgagaatattgtacgaagtggaaatataaaaattggaaatttatcttttgaagaggtggaaaaattcaaatacctgggagcaacagtaacaaatataaatggtactcgggaggaaattaaacacagaataaatatggggaatgcctgttattattcggttgagaagcttttgtcatctagtctactgtcaaaaaatctgaaagttagaatttataaaacagttatattaccggttgttctgtatggttgtgaaacttggactctcacttcgagagaggaacataggttaacggtgtttcagaataaggtacttaggaaaatatttgggtctaagagggatgaagttacaggagaatggagaaagttacatagcacagaactgcacacattgtattcttcacttgacataattaggaacattaaatccagacatttgagatcggcagggcatgtagcacgtatgggcgaatccataaatgcatatagagtgttagttgggacaccggagggaaaaagatctttggggaggccgagacgtatatgggaggataatattaaaatggatttgagagaggtgggatatgatgatagagattggattaatctggctcaggatagggaccaatggcgggcttatatgagggtagcaatgaacctccgggttccttgaaagatagtaagtaaatgtaaaaaaacttcatatattaaaaacaatttcgtatgaatttacgttaagaaactcatctagaGAGTAGAAAGGATtcattaaaagccaattataaattctagttttgaaactattggttggtattttataatattgactgggaagcttattatataatttcatccccatgacagaaaaatttgtactagttttatgtaatctacagtatggaatattaatttgttcaatatttctaatttcatgatcatataTATTGGCTACTAATAAGTAAttgtcactaatttctttaataaaaatataaatcttgATAACTATTCGATATGTTTTCCCCATGTCAAACTGGAGTAAGATATTTTActatcaacttcaaattagtgtaactctgaaaataatgagattaggacacatgtttatattatatttttttgctcagaatgtataATGCTTTGTGTATGTGGCAATCTCAAGAAACTTTAAACTCGACTAagtcgtgttcgaccacatcgggagaagcaggatgtattgctattgcacgacaacgcacggcCACAAGTCAGTCAAAACCACAGACAACATCAGAAAACTATGATGGACCACACTGAAACATCCACCGTACAGTCCTGATATGGGGCAATacaattaccatctctttggcaAACTGAATGAATCCCTTCACAGGACGAGGTTTGAAGATGACAACTCTCTCGTGCACGCTGCTGaaaagtggctcagacgtgttggtccataCTTTTACCGTGCAGGTATTCAGACTCTCATTCCAAGGTAGCGTAAGGCAGTCCCCGTCCcgaggattatgtggaaaagtgacattttgtctctaaaggatgtatctacattccgTGGAAATAGCAAAGCTATAGACTagagtagaaatattattttaaattaatgttgtgcattacttttggggTGACCCTCGCATgtgttgttcctgcaatctttTCCAAGTTACCGTTGATGAAATGGAGAGATAAGACACTTCAGTAGTTGAGTTGTAGTCAGTATTTGTCAATGTAAGAACTTCAATTGAAGATAGAATAGCTTCCAAATTTCTTCCTTTGTAAGTAAAAAATATTCTGTCCAAACTGATTGAAGGAAGTTCTGAAGATGTGTGTACAGACATCAgccaataaattttacaattttttttcttcgtgCCTAAATTATTTGAACATGTTCGTTGAGCAGTTAACGAATTTTCTCCATTCAATTGTATGAGCCTGAATGGTCCAATAATTTGGAAAACAATTTGAACTTGCTATGTAGTATGTTATTTCAAAAGGAGAGAGTATTGATGATACAAAATGTTTTGACGATTTTTTGCCATCTATAACGATttctgaaaaagaaaatgaagctGATAATCAGTTCTGTTTCAAATTAGCACATGAAAAATGGGCTCGCTATTCCAGCTCATAATGACAATGTTGCGAGAGTATTTTCTCTAATGCAGATGCAGTGGTCCAAAGAAAGAAACAGGCGAACATTTTATTCtgttaataacattttaattcctcaatataatttaaaatactggTATATTTTTGTGAACAATTTCACAATTATGTGAAAGGAATGCCTAAATTGTTGAGTAAAGCAGAATCATCTAATAAATAAgatttgacagaaaaaaaaagaattattcatatacttcatTGAACTATATTTTGAGATATATTTGCAACAAGTTTCATTCAATTGTCTGAAATTAATATGAAGGTATATTTAAGCATAATATTTTAGGAGCTATATTTATTTTCGTATAAAAATGTAATTGGTATGTtaatttgttttaagttatgAAAAAGTGTTCTCTTTTTCATGACACAAAGTATGGTAACTCTGCCTTCTATGCCACTGTGACCCATCACCTAGATGAGTTTTACTTCATCCTGTTATGCACCATGATTATTATAATGTTCTGCACTTCGCATAATTCCAAACTGATGGAGGAATTGATTATCAAAGACaggaaatttttatattaatatatcgaACTCTTCAATATTTAAGGCAATATTACACTGCAaggaattgtaaaataattatatactagTTGGATATATAAATTTTACTAGCCGCAATACATGTATGACTTCATATAACATTAAATACAGTACAGTGCCGGAAAAATTAATAGCAACTCGGTTATTTTTTCCTCCAGATTAAGTTATGTCATGTTTTAATGTGACAGGtgtttaaaaatttaaacaatttatatatattctgaaagcttgttttatttcctttctaatgGTATGTAACAAATTCTTTTATGGCTGTTTATATGGCAATCTGTGTAGTGTTTGTTAAATGAAagcaaaatacaaaaattttgcattttatggGTTAGTGTGTATTGTGCTGCCAGATGGCAGTAAATGGCACGAAATGCTTTTGCTAGTTTTATTCATTGTCCACACATGTTTCTGTAGTGCATACAGTTGCTAATATCTACCTTCTGTTCCTTCTTGTCTGTTAATAATCCCTATGAATGTTCACAGGAATTTTTCGTGATTACCTGTTGTGTTTTTGCGATTGAAAGAGTTTGATtgacaaattataattaaaaaacgCGTAAAAATATGATATAACACCAAGAAAGGCTACGCAGATAGTGACATTAAGTGAATGTGGCAAAACTAATAGTGCAATAGCTCAAATTGTGTGGGTGAATAAAAGTACAATTGAGAGATAGTTGGCTAAGTTTCGAGAGAGGGGTGCTGTTATGAGTAGTAGAACTCAAAAATGTGGCAGAAAACTGAAAATTTCACCCAGATTCGACAATGCTTTGCGTCGTTTATGTTTGGAAGACAGATTTGCTAACTCGTAAGAGTTTACGGAAAATTGAAAGGAAACTTCTGGGGTTAATATTTGTTCTAGAACTGTAAGGAAAATATTGCGAAAATTTGATTTGGTGTCCAAGAAGCCAGTGAACAAGCCAATGCTCACTAAACAACGTATGAAACTTTTACAGGGGCTAAAGAACATCAGCACTGGCCAGCTTGGTAATAACGTAAAGTTCTCTTCAGTGACGAATCTAAAATCAACATTGGTAGAGGTGATGGGGTTGTACAGTGTTTCGGAAGGCAAGTGAAACACTGAATCCAGCATGTACTGTAAAACTGTGAAGTTTCCTACTAGTGTTATGCTTTGGGGAGTGTTTCTCTTAAAATGGTATTGGGAATATCGATGTCCTGGAATCTACCGTCAATGGAGAGAAGTACAAGACGATTTTGGAGAAGATGTTACCATCAGTAAGGGATTTGTTTGCAGGACAACCATTCACTTTTTAGGACGATTCAGCACCCTGCCATCGTGCAAAAATGGTGAAAGAGTTCCTACGTGAGCAAGAATATGTCATAGCACTGTCTTGGCCTGGCAATTCACCAGATGAAAAATCCTATTGAAAATGAGTGGATgattttgaagaataaaataagagaaaggaAACCCCGAACAAAAGTGCAATTGATTGAGATCATTGTGAGCATCTGGTAGCATGCAATGCCCATGGAAACTCTGCAATGACTAGTAGAGTGCATGCCAAGACGGTATCAAGAAGTTGTGAGGTCAAAAGACTATCCCACCAAGTACTAGTGCCGAGATAAGAAACTAATCCATGAAGTGCTAAATTTTGATCTTGTGCTTTCAATTCACAGATGCTACACAGACTGCCATGTAAACAGACAGAAATGAAGTTGTTACATACcattagaaaggaaataaaacaagctttcaggaaatatatagattgtattattttctaAACACTCGTCACAttaaaacattatataacttAATCTGAAGGTAAAAATAACAGAGTTGCTATTAATTTTTCCGGCACTGTATACGCCAAAGTAGTGAGACTAAAGCATTAACACAGATACtgcttatgttttgtttatttacaggATTACGAGAAGACAGATGGAGCCTGCAGGATTGAAGGATATATGTATGAAGTCAAAATGGCTGGACTTCTCTTCCTTAGACTAATCAATGAGAGAAAGAGCTTCCATATTGCCTCCAACATGGCTGCAGCTGGAAAGTTCGATGATTTAGTGCTGAGCATTGATGGTAAAACAGCTTTTGTTCAGTTGAAACATAAGCTAGGGGCACAAACCTCAGCAGAAAAGAGGTACACAGTATGCAGAATCTTCGCAATGAAGAAGCACTACAGTTCGTACTACGCTCTCAAGAAGGATTGGGAAGAGAAAACTGATCTACAACAGTGGGGTCCATTCCGTAATGTTCAGTTTGTTGTTTACACAAATGCTGTTGTGGCTGTAGGTGAAGCTGTTGATACTGATGTCCAGAATGTTCTCATGACAGGAGGAAAATGCTTACGTTTCTCTGAAAATGACTTCCCCGAGTTGAAGAACGAGCCTGACTTCAGCCAGTTCCTCCATCAGTTCAGGTTATACACAAAACAAGCAAGTGAGAAGGAGCTTGATTTCTTAATCAGAGCTGAACTTGTTAGGGCATTGGGGACGGATTCTCAGTTCCAGAAATTTCTGACTAATATAACGAACTGGACGGAAGGCCCTGGTTCTTACCTCACGGAAAATGTTGAGTTTTGGAAGAATATAGTGAAGTGCAATGTCGATGACTTAAATAAAGCAAAAGTAGATCAGCTTGCAAAATTTAATCTGCAATTTGATGAAAGAGAGTTAAACTTATTTAGACACCAGTTACCAGAGGGCGGAGGATTTCTGAGTGTTCAGAATACTAACGTTCTCACTTGTCTCAAAGTTCACCAAAGTATTGACAAGAAGATTCTGGTAGATGCCATCGTATTGGAGGATAGAATGAGTGAAGTGTTGGCCTTGTGGGGTCGGTGGTCTGGATGTGATGTACTTGTAATTGATGGCTGGGATGAGACAGTAGTAAAGTTAGTCCACTCTTTAGGTTCAGGAAAGACCCTTGTCGTGATTCATGACAGTGAGAAGTTGTGGGAATTAAAACCTATCAGTCACAAAGACGAGTTTCGTTTTCGTCAACTGAATGAGGAATCAAAGAAACACGTATTAAATTGcaaaataaatttccaaggtgAGTCCAAGAAACTTAACATATTAGTTGACGACGCAACATTCGACGAAGTAGCGAACGCTCAAATTGTAACTCATTTGGTCTCTGGAATTAGTGAAAGCATTGGAGATAAACTCCCTCAACAATATGAACACTATATACCTCGTAAATTTTCTAATAGAGCACATGTGAGCAACATAATATTTTCTGATGGTCGGGACTGCTTAGTTGTAAGTGGAGTTTCACTGCAGACTCTGAGGCAAATAGTCCAGCCTGAGAAGGAAGTAGAGCTATTTGATGAAACAAAACATTCTGAAGAAGGTGTGTGTCGGTGTTTTGTAATTCGAGGAAAAGAGGATTTCGAGAATGccaaaaacatattaaaaaaagtCCATTGGCTTCATAAAGTAGAAACTGGTTTTATTTGGAAAGAGTCAAATGGCAGTGTGTCCTATATTAAGTCTCACTTAATGGATGTGACCTCAATCAGAAGCTTCCAGGAAATGATGCTGGTGTCTGACAAGGTCAAGTTGCTTGTGGCTCATCCTGGAATGGGAAAATCAACAGAAGTTGTGAATTTAGCTCAGGAAATCAAGCGACGTGACCCAGCATGTTGGGTGGTCACTGTAGTTCTGAATGAGTACACAGATTACCTGAGTAACTGTGGAGATTCAGCAGTTGATCTTCTGTTACTTGCAGGAAAGTTCACGTGTGACTTCGCTGCGTCACTGTTCAAACACGAGTTACATAATGGTGGCAATGTTGTGATACTGATAGATGGATTTGATGAGATCAGGCCAGATTATGCAGAGAAGTTGGTGCACGTGTTAAGGCAACTTATCatgaaatgtaaattgaaacagaTTTGGATCACTTCTCGTTCTTTAATGAAGGACATGCTGGAAGAAAAGTTCTCCTGTCTTTCGTTTGAACTGCAGCCTTTTACAAAACAGGATCAACGTGATTTTCTTGCTAATCTTTGGAATGATATAAATGTTGGTCCATATAACTTGGACATATTTATTACCAATTTGTTGGAAGTGACAGGGAATTCGTTAAATGACAAACTTGGCCAATTCACAGAAATTCCTCTGCAAACTTTCATGCTGGCTGAAGTATTTCGTAGTGAAGCTTCTCATTTTTGTCAGTCAAATGAGATGAAGTTCGACAGCAAACTGGATTTGTTGGAATTGTATAACAGATTCGTGGATAGAAAGTGGAATATCTTTGTTTATGAAAAGGGGCGAGTAGATGTAACAAATCTCGTGCAGCATCGGTTACTGCAGCTGCAGAAGGAAGAATATGAGAAAGACCATATGGCATGTGCCGTGCATTCCTTGCTGAAGACTGAAGACTTTAACAAACTACATTTCTCCAAGGATGTTATGAGACGAGTTGAAGGTTTCCAGGACCTATTTAGAAATGGAAATGAGAAAATTGGAATTGTTGCTCAAATTGTAAATTCCACAGCAGTGTTCATTCACAGAACATTTCTAGAGTTCTTTGCCGCAAAGTggttcacaaaatatttcaaagatGAAAGAGAATTTATAGAAGAGATATTATTTAGAGAAGAGTTCGTAATCGTGAGAGAATTTTTTGATAGAATTCTAGCAGAAGGATTTGAATTGCATACTGCCATTCTAAATGAAGACAAAGAATATGTACTCGAATTGTTGTCTTCCCCTGAATGTGATGTGAAAGAAAAGGATAAGGGTGGCAGGACACCCTTGCACTTGGGAGTTATCAATTACACTGAAAGTCATGACTTTTCACCAAATAAAGTTATGTGTGAAATCCTAGAGCTATTATTGCAGAATCATTGTGATTGTAGAGCTGAAGAGGGAGTGTTCCACTGGCGACCCCTGACACTTGCTGACAAGATTCAAGCGTGGTCAGCTGTTGATATGCTGTTGGGCAGTCGTGCAGAAAGTAGCGACATGATATTCACTATGGGATTGATCAAGGGTGAAGATAGTGAAGAGTTTTTGAGCAGAGTTTTGGAACGTGTTGCGATACAGGGATATATAAATATTGCGAATTTGATGTTTAAATGTGGTATATGTGTGAATCATCCCATTAAAACATATGTTAATGTTAATGGATATGGGAGATATGTTACTGCCACAATGTTACACATAGCATCTTCTGCGGGACAAATGAAGCTGGTCGAATTTTTGCTCGAGGCTGAAGAAACACAAGGATTTATAAACGAAAGCACTCTGGCGTGGGCTCTTCCCCAACGTCACCTAGAAACAGAGGAGACTTCGGCAATTACTGTCAAAATGCGTTTAGAAACAAAAGACTCTGATTACAAAACACCTTTGCATTGGGCTGCTTACAAAGGTGAGCTAGAAATGGTGAGCTTGCTAGTTGAGAAAGGTGCAGATGTTAATATATACGATTCGTGGAAATTAACTCCTTTGTATTATACAATTACTGGTTGCCATGTGAATGTTGTGCAGTTCTTAATAGAAAATGACGCTGATGTTAATGCATGTAACAATAATGGTGACAGTCCAATATCAGCTGCTGTGGAACAAGGTAATCTGTATGTTGTGAAACTCCTAATGGATAAAGGCGTTGATGTTAATGCATGTAACAAGAATGGTGAAAGTCCAATACGCGTTGCTGCGGAACGAGATAATTTGGTTGTCGTGAAGCTCCTGTtggataaaggcgctgatgttaatgcatGTAACAAGAATGGTGAAAGTCCAATACTTGCTGCTGTGAAACGAGATAATGTGGATGTTGTGAAACTCGTGTTGGATAAAGGCGCTGACGTTAATGCATGTAACAAGAATGGTGAAAGTCCAATACTCGCTGCTGCTGCGAAACGAGATAATGTGGATGTTGTGCAACTCCTATtggataaaggcgctgatgttaatgcatGTAACAAGAATGGTGAAAGTCCAATACTTGCTGCTGCGAAACTAGATAATGTGGATGTTGTGAAACTCCTGTTGGATAAAGGCGCTGACGTTAATGCATGTAACAAGAATGGTGAAAGTCCAATactcgctgctgctgctgctgctgtgaaACGAGATAATGTGGATGTTGTGAAACTCCTATTGGATAAAGGTGCTGATGTTAATGCATGTAACAAGAATGGTGAAAGTCCATTACGCGCTGCTGTGGAACGAGATAATTTGGTTGTTGTGAAACTCCTAATGGATAAAGGCGCTGATATTAATGCATGTGACCAGAATGGTGAAAGTGCAATATATGCTGCAATGCAACGAGGTAATATGGATATGGTGAGATTCCTAAtggataaaggcgctgatgttaatgcCTGTAACAAGGATGGTATCAGTGCAATATTCATTGCAGTGGAAGGAGGTAATGTGGATATGATGAGATTCCTGAtggataaaggcgctgatgttgATGCATGTAACAAGAATAGTGACAGTACAATATTTGTTGCTACACAAAGAGCTAAATTCCATATGGTGAGATTCCTAATCGATGAAGGTCTCGATGTTAATGCATATAACAAGAAAGGTAAAAGTTCAATATTCACTACTGCGAAACGATATAATGTGGATGTTCTGAAATTCCTAATGGGTAAAAGCGCTGATGTTAATGCATGCAAGTCTGGTGAAAGTCCAATATTCGCTGCAGTGGAAGGGGATAATGTGGATGTTCTGAAATACATATTGGATGAAGGTGCCGATGTTAATGCACGTAACAATTGTGGTAACAGTCCAATATTCGCTGCTGCGAAACGAGGTAATTTGGATATTGTGAGATTCCTAAtggataaaggcgctgatgttaatgcatGTAACATTTATGATGAGAGTCCAATATTCCTTGCTGTGGAACGAGGAAATGTGGATGTTATGCGATTCCTAGTGGATAATggcgctgatgttaatgcatGTAACTTGTATGGTGAGAGTCCAATATTCACTGCTGTGGAACAAGGAAATTTAGATATTCTGCGACTCCTAATGGATGAAGATGCTGATGTTAATGCATGTAACGAGTCTGGTAGAAGTCCAATATTCGCTGCTGTGAAAGATGGTAATGTGGATGTTATGACACTCCTAAtggataaaggcgctgatgttaatgtATGTAACATTTATGGTGAGACTCCAATATTCACTGCTGTGAAACGAGGAAATGTGGATATTGTGAGACTCCTAAGggataaaggcgctgatgttaatgtATGTAACACTTATGGTGAGAGTCCAATATTCACTGCTGCGAGACAAGGAAATGTGGATGTTGTGAGACTCCTGATGGATAAAGGAGCTGATGTCAATGCATGTAACGAGAATGGTGATAACCCATTGTCCGTTGCAGGAAAGAACGGTAACCTAGATATCGTAGAGATCTTGTATAAAGCACAGTGCTAATGTTAAATTGTGTAAGAATTATGGTTTTCCACTGTTTGTAGCATTCGACTTAGAAGTggaaattatataaatgtaaAGTGTTCCAGCCAAAGTGTTCTCCATGCATTTAACTTGTTCACAGTTCTGTAAGTTGGGGAGAGCACAGGACTTTTAACTCCAATGCATTTGCAGGCTTTGTTTCAGTGATTAAACTGTCACTCCGAAGAATAGTCAACTTCATATTTTTTGCGATTTATATTGCAACTAGAGTCAGTACCATTCCCAATTGTAAGAATATTGTGTCTGTTATAGTCCTAAGTCATTGTTAAGTTATTTATCCAGtgagaaaaaattataaaactataaaCTCGTTTatataagcagttaaatttaagcagtttcatattataataatgtgataCTGGCATTACAGTATCATTATGCAGCTGCACATTTTCCTTTTACTCATGCCGCGACCGCGTCAATGTGATAACGAAACAATATCTGACTCCcgcaaggtgttcaagaacaaatttTAGAAAAGATTTATCAACAAGtggtttaaaaacaaatttcacagtaaaaaaaaatgagaaaatgcCGCCACTCTGGAAATTGCCGCCTTAGTCAACTACCtgggttgcctaggcctaaatccggcactgcccCTGAGACATCACAAAACAACTGACAGACGACCAGTCCCACTGACAGAAGTGTACGATATAGTATTGTGTTATAAGTTTTGTATAACATAATATTGCAAATGTAGTCCAACTAACCTCAttggttaaaaataaaatgttggaaCTTTAATACAGAT includes the following:
- the LOC138691752 gene encoding uncharacterized protein, producing the protein MAMREEADYEKTDGACRIEGYMYEVKMAGLLFLRLINERKSFHIASNMAAAGKFDDLVLSIDGKTAFVQLKHKLGAQTSAEKRYTVCRIFAMKKHYSSYYALKKDWEEKTDLQQWGPFRNVQFVVYTNAVVAVGEAVDTDVQNVLMTGGKCLRFSENDFPELKNEPDFSQFLHQFRLYTKQASEKELDFLIRAELVRALGTDSQFQKFLTNITNWTEGPGSYLTENVEFWKNIVKCNVDDLNKAKVDQLAKFNLQFDERELNLFRHQLPEGGGFLSVQNTNVLTCLKVHQSIDKKILVDAIVLEDRMSEVLALWGRWSGCDVLVIDGWDETVVKLVHSLGSGKTLVVIHDSEKLWELKPISHKDEFRFRQLNEESKKHVLNCKINFQGESKKLNILVDDATFDEVANAQIVTHLVSGISESIGDKLPQQYEHYIPRKFSNRAHVSNIIFSDGRDCLVVSGVSLQTLRQIVQPEKEVELFDETKHSEEGVCRCFVIRGKEDFENAKNILKKVHWLHKVETGFIWKESNGSVSYIKSHLMDVTSIRSFQEMMLVSDKVKLLVAHPGMGKSTEVVNLAQEIKRRDPACWVVTVVLNEYTDYLSNCGDSAVDLLLLAGKFTCDFAASLFKHELHNGGNVVILIDGFDEIRPDYAEKLVHVLRQLIMKCKLKQIWITSRSLMKDMLEEKFSCLSFELQPFTKQDQRDFLANLWNDINVGPYNLDIFITNLLEVTGNSLNDKLGQFTEIPLQTFMLAEVFRSEASHFCQSNEMKFDSKLDLLELYNRFVDRKWNIFVYEKGRVDVTNLVQHRLLQLQKEEYEKDHMACAVHSLLKTEDFNKLHFSKDVMRRVEGFQDLFRNGNEKIGIVAQIVNSTAVFIHRTFLEFFAAKWFTKYFKDEREFIEEILFREEFVIVREFFDRILAEGFELHTAILNEDKEYVLELLSSPECDVKEKDKGGRTPLHLGVINYTESHDFSPNKVMCEILELLLQNHCDCRAEEGVFHWRPLTLADKIQAWSAVDMLLGSRAESSDMIFTMGLIKGEDSEEFLSRVLERVAIQGYINIANLMFKCGICVNHPIKTYVNVNGYGRYVTATMLHIASSAGQMKLVEFLLEAEETQGFINESTLAWALPQRHLETEETSAITVKMRLETKDSDYKTPLHWAAYKGELEMVSLLVEKGADVNIYDSWKLTPLYYTITGCHVNVVQFLIENDADVNACNNNGDSPISAAVEQGNLYVVKLLMDKGVDVNACNKNGESPIRVAAERDNLVVVKLLLDKGADVNACNKNGESPILAAVKRDNVDVVKLVLDKGADVNACNKNGESPILAAAAKRDNVDVVQLLLDKGADVNACNKNGESPILAAAKLDNVDVVKLLLDKGADVNACNKNGESPILAAAAAAVKRDNVDVVKLLLDKGADVNACNKNGESPLRAAVERDNLVVVKLLMDKGADINACDQNGESAIYAAMQRGNMDMVRFLMDKGADVNACNKDGISAIFIAVEGGNVDMMRFLMDKGADVDACNKNSDSTIFVATQRAKFHMVRFLIDEGLDVNAYNKKGKSSIFTTAKRYNVDVLKFLMGKSADVNACKSGESPIFAAVEGDNVDVLKYILDEGADVNARNNCGNSPIFAAAKRGNLDIVRFLMDKGADVNACNIYDESPIFLAVERGNVDVMRFLVDNGADVNACNLYGESPIFTAVEQGNLDILRLLMDEDADVNACNESGRSPIFAAVKDGNVDVMTLLMDKGADVNVCNIYGETPIFTAVKRGNVDIVRLLRDKGADVNVCNTYGESPIFTAARQGNVDVVRLLMDKGADVNACNENGDNPLSVAGKNGNLDIVEILYKAQC